One genomic region from Deltaproteobacteria bacterium encodes:
- the ftsW gene encoding putative lipid II flippase FtsW translates to MPDKLWSDNLWPGRLWSERLMAGFTIFLVLTGVVMVYSASSIMADKRFHDSFFFLKRHTIYALIGISAMIAVSKTDYGQIRKIAYPFLFFTIGLLVLLLIPGVGSEAGGATRWLRAGPLSIQPSELVKLALIFSFALSFSKKKDMRCFKKGFVPYIGILALCIALMLLQPDFGTAMTLAGIVFIMLFVAGTRLSYLTASAGIMVAVASMLIAGAEYRKKRILSFLDPWSDPQDTGFQIIQSFLAFGSGGMMGRGLGEGRQKLFYLPEPHTDFVLPVIGEEMGFLGLFIVILFFAAIVVLGIRAALKASDDFGCHLAMGITSMIALQAVINMGVVMGLLPTKGLPLPFISYGGTSLIVNMIGVGILISIIARGEG, encoded by the coding sequence TTGCCGGATAAACTTTGGTCGGATAACCTTTGGCCGGGCAGACTCTGGTCGGAAAGACTGATGGCGGGATTTACCATCTTTCTCGTTCTCACAGGTGTTGTCATGGTCTACAGCGCCAGCTCCATCATGGCGGACAAGCGCTTTCATGATAGTTTTTTCTTTCTAAAAAGGCATACCATTTATGCATTAATCGGGATCAGCGCCATGATTGCAGTAAGTAAAACAGATTACGGACAGATCAGGAAAATTGCCTATCCCTTCCTCTTTTTTACGATAGGATTGCTTGTTCTTCTTCTTATTCCCGGTGTTGGCAGCGAGGCCGGAGGGGCGACGAGATGGCTCCGGGCCGGCCCGCTTTCCATTCAGCCTTCGGAACTGGTTAAGCTTGCCCTTATTTTCTCATTTGCCTTGTCCTTTAGCAAAAAGAAAGATATGAGATGTTTTAAAAAAGGATTTGTTCCTTATATTGGAATACTGGCGCTCTGCATTGCGCTTATGCTTCTCCAGCCCGACTTCGGCACGGCCATGACCCTGGCAGGCATTGTTTTTATCATGCTCTTTGTGGCCGGTACGCGCCTTTCCTACCTGACGGCATCGGCCGGTATCATGGTTGCCGTGGCGTCAATGCTTATTGCCGGGGCCGAGTACAGGAAAAAGCGTATATTGTCTTTCCTGGATCCCTGGAGTGATCCTCAGGATACGGGTTTTCAGATCATACAGTCCTTTCTCGCCTTCGGATCAGGGGGGATGATGGGAAGAGGTCTGGGAGAAGGGAGGCAGAAGCTGTTTTACCTGCCTGAGCCCCATACCGACTTTGTTCTCCCTGTTATTGGTGAGGAGATGGGTTTTCTGGGTCTCTTTATTGTCATCCTTTTTTTTGCGGCCATCGTGGTTCTGGGAATAAGGGCGGCGCTAAAGGCATCTGATGATTTCGGCTGTCACCTTGCCATGGGGATAACCTCCATGATTGCCCTTCAGGCCGTTATCAATATGGGTGTCGTTATGGGACTTCTTCCGACGAAGGGACTTCCGCTTCCTTTTATAAGTTATGGGGGAACATCGCTTATTGTCAATATGATCGGTGTGGGGATTCTCATCAGTATTATTGCCAGGGGGGAGGGGTGA